The Vicinamibacterales bacterium genome window below encodes:
- a CDS encoding type I secretion system permease/ATPase: MSKESQDANHSCSSHEHHEKEPAGNQCKPSVQTGLICLQIVAQVRNISFDVRALSREFAVGPKELEIHDLIRIARSAGLKASAKQIKVAKIIEKYPLPVIFQTVEQQYGLILSADKVKKVALVLMPGQMKPTEVKQDELKGLCPGKFIVIGQALLSQEARFGFGWFFQEIVRHRNAINQVMLASFFVQLFGLVTPLFTQVILDKVIVHRTLTTLDVMAVGFLLVGVFEFALNMVRNYVFVHAANKIDAKLGAKLFRHLLRLPFAYFETRKVGNIVARVRELDTIREFITNKSVTLIIDLLFSFVFVIMMLVYSPPLTGIVLAGVALVGTIYVIVTPELRNRLQNKFIMASESSSYLVECVTGVQTVKSLAVEGAVQRKWENALGNYLKASFKLANMGNVAGAFCSLIQRGMTIGVLYMGVRLVIENKLTIGQLIAFQMFAGQFTQPVLRLVNLWNDFQQALLAVDRLGDILHHPLEVQSSKSITLPAVQGAIIFKGISFAYGPSRPKVLDDISLEIEAGTSIGIVGRSGSGKSTVAKLIQRLYLPIDGSLFIDSVDTRHMEPLWLRSNIGVVPQESFLFNSSIRDNICDPLPSASMDMIIAAAKVAGAHDFISELPEGYDTVVGERGASLSGGQKQRVAIARALISNPKILIFDEATSALDYESERIIQENLNEIKKGRTTIIIAHRLSTIRSCDRLIVLDKGKIVESGTHSELIEKDGLYASLNRQQAGTAGLVAEKEQRPVKAGAV, translated from the coding sequence ATGTCTAAAGAGTCTCAAGATGCAAATCACTCGTGCTCATCCCACGAACATCATGAGAAAGAGCCTGCCGGAAATCAGTGCAAGCCATCTGTTCAGACTGGTTTGATTTGTTTGCAGATAGTGGCTCAGGTAAGAAATATCAGTTTCGACGTGAGGGCACTATCGCGCGAATTTGCAGTGGGACCAAAAGAACTAGAAATTCATGATTTAATTAGGATAGCCAGGAGTGCTGGTCTTAAGGCCTCTGCTAAGCAGATAAAGGTCGCCAAAATTATTGAGAAATACCCTTTGCCAGTAATTTTTCAGACTGTTGAACAGCAATATGGTCTGATCTTATCTGCTGACAAGGTCAAGAAAGTGGCTTTAGTGCTCATGCCTGGGCAAATGAAGCCGACGGAAGTTAAGCAAGACGAGCTAAAAGGTCTTTGCCCCGGCAAGTTTATTGTGATTGGCCAAGCACTCTTGTCGCAGGAGGCTAGGTTTGGTTTTGGCTGGTTCTTCCAAGAAATAGTTAGGCACAGAAATGCTATCAACCAGGTAATGCTGGCATCGTTTTTTGTCCAGCTTTTTGGATTAGTGACGCCACTTTTCACTCAAGTAATTTTGGATAAAGTGATTGTACACAGGACTCTAACTACCCTTGATGTTATGGCCGTTGGCTTCTTGCTCGTTGGTGTTTTTGAGTTCGCACTAAATATGGTGCGCAATTATGTGTTTGTACATGCTGCAAACAAGATTGACGCAAAGTTGGGGGCAAAGCTATTTCGTCACCTCTTGCGCCTGCCATTTGCCTACTTCGAGACAAGGAAGGTCGGCAACATCGTAGCCAGGGTTCGAGAACTGGATACCATCAGGGAGTTCATTACTAACAAGTCGGTAACTCTCATCATCGACCTACTTTTCTCTTTCGTCTTTGTAATAATGATGCTTGTTTACAGCCCTCCTTTGACCGGCATTGTGCTGGCGGGAGTTGCCCTGGTTGGCACAATCTATGTCATTGTCACTCCGGAGCTGCGCAACAGGCTACAGAACAAGTTCATTATGGCATCAGAGTCCAGCTCCTATCTTGTTGAGTGTGTTACCGGCGTTCAGACTGTCAAATCTCTGGCTGTCGAGGGTGCTGTGCAGCGCAAGTGGGAGAATGCTCTTGGTAATTATCTGAAGGCGAGCTTCAAGCTGGCCAATATGGGCAATGTGGCCGGTGCTTTTTGTTCGCTCATTCAGCGCGGAATGACCATTGGGGTGCTGTATATGGGTGTGCGCCTGGTCATTGAGAACAAGCTCACCATTGGCCAACTAATAGCCTTTCAGATGTTTGCCGGTCAGTTTACCCAGCCGGTGCTCAGGCTGGTCAATTTATGGAATGACTTCCAACAAGCATTACTTGCCGTTGATCGTCTGGGTGACATATTGCACCATCCGCTGGAAGTACAGTCATCAAAGAGCATTACTCTGCCTGCGGTCCAGGGGGCCATTATTTTTAAGGGCATCTCCTTTGCCTATGGTCCATCAAGACCTAAGGTGCTCGATGACATCAGTTTGGAAATTGAGGCCGGTACGAGCATCGGCATCGTTGGCCGCAGCGGTAGCGGCAAGAGTACTGTAGCTAAGCTCATCCAGCGGCTCTATTTGCCAATTGACGGCTCACTCTTTATTGACAGTGTCGATACACGCCACATGGAGCCCTTGTGGCTGCGTTCTAACATCGGCGTGGTGCCACAAGAAAGCTTCTTGTTCAATAGTTCCATTCGAGACAATATCTGCGATCCCCTGCCTTCAGCCTCAATGGACATGATCATCGCTGCAGCCAAGGTGGCTGGAGCTCATGATTTTATTTCTGAGTTGCCAGAGGGCTACGATACTGTTGTTGGCGAACGTGGGGCGTCACTATCCGGCGGGCAGAAACAGAGAGTAGCCATTGCCCGCGCCCTTATTAGCAACCCCAAGATACTTATCTTTGATGAGGCCACTTCAGCCCTCGACTATGAGTCAGAGAGGATAATTCAAGAAAACCTCAATGAAATCAAAAAAGGTCGAACAACAATCATCATCGCCCACAGACTTTCTACAATTAGAAGCTGCGACCGGCTGATTGTCCTAGACAAAGGCAAGATTGTTGAGTCTGGTACTCACTCTGAACTAATTGAAAAAGACGGCTTGTATGCCAGTTTAAACAGACAACAAGCTGGCACAGCCGGTTTGGTTGCTGAAAAAGAGCAGCGACCAGTTAAGGCGGGTGCTGTCTGA
- a CDS encoding TolC family protein translates to MESHCPFVSAQPLLIAAERESMASELLMRSARIILSSLLIGFALPMAEARADVLTFDEVVSRSLLASYDVRLTEADVKLNKNDILRKRTDYLPNIVAHMNSEYLRDLTNDQTQVAVVNNTIIPNTTRNQTSINLATSWNVIDFGARSKAVLAAKEHHIASRFAVEQRRRDIKLAVIDKYTDALIAFKNVGNKAQVLALRRGVYVCKARLFDAGNVAKTEVAEAALASADAHTALIHAQYDYVEKLKELSEYTHDIYNVDSTEVADYSDTTPQIFEKIVLDRTPDHKFYDREIASKRAELKALDRQRYPQIGLYSNFYMYGFNQYRFLQSFKALRPVTISFGLSVNYPVFDQLKNYSERQRKKIEIERLLIERDKKLWEVEQSHTKTTQLAQMHGVDVENRTQLIAQHNVKAAILGRLADRNLLDRSQELSQKIEMAEQELELLKSKVQLQAHVRKLRTMAEG, encoded by the coding sequence ATGGAATCCCATTGTCCATTTGTTAGTGCACAACCATTGCTTATTGCAGCGGAAAGGGAATCTATGGCAAGTGAGCTTCTAATGAGATCTGCACGGATTATTCTGAGTTCGCTGTTAATTGGATTTGCTCTGCCAATGGCAGAAGCCAGAGCTGACGTGCTCACATTCGATGAAGTGGTTTCAAGATCCCTTCTGGCTTCTTACGATGTGCGGCTGACAGAAGCTGATGTGAAGCTCAATAAAAATGACATTTTGCGCAAGAGAACTGACTACCTGCCAAACATAGTTGCTCACATGAACAGTGAGTACTTGCGGGATTTAACGAATGATCAGACTCAAGTTGCTGTCGTAAACAACACCATCATTCCCAACACTACTAGAAATCAGACATCGATAAATCTGGCCACCAGCTGGAATGTTATTGACTTTGGTGCTCGTTCAAAGGCCGTCCTTGCCGCAAAGGAACACCATATAGCCTCGCGCTTTGCAGTTGAACAGAGACGGCGAGATATAAAACTTGCTGTTATCGACAAATATACAGATGCCCTTATTGCATTTAAAAATGTGGGTAATAAGGCTCAAGTACTGGCATTGCGCCGAGGCGTATATGTTTGTAAGGCAAGGCTATTTGATGCCGGTAACGTCGCCAAGACCGAGGTCGCTGAAGCGGCATTAGCATCGGCAGACGCTCATACTGCCTTGATTCATGCTCAATACGACTATGTGGAAAAGCTCAAAGAGTTGAGTGAATACACTCACGATATCTACAACGTGGACTCCACCGAGGTTGCTGATTACAGTGATACAACGCCTCAAATCTTTGAGAAAATCGTGCTCGATAGAACACCCGATCACAAATTTTATGACCGAGAAATCGCCAGCAAGAGGGCAGAACTAAAGGCTCTTGACCGGCAGCGTTACCCGCAAATTGGCTTGTACAGCAACTTCTATATGTACGGCTTCAATCAGTACCGTTTCCTTCAGTCTTTCAAAGCTTTAAGACCGGTGACGATATCGTTTGGTTTGAGTGTCAATTACCCAGTCTTTGATCAGCTCAAGAATTATTCAGAGCGGCAACGCAAGAAAATTGAAATTGAGCGCTTGCTTATCGAGCGTGATAAGAAGCTCTGGGAGGTTGAGCAGTCTCACACCAAGACCACTCAGCTGGCTCAGATGCACGGCGTGGACGTAGAAAACAGAACACAGCTGATAGCTCAACATAATGTAAAAGCTGCCATTCTCGGTCGTCTGGCTGATAGAAATTTACTAGATCGCAGCCAGGAACTCTCTCAGAAAATCGAGATGGCGGAGCAGGAACTTGAACTGTTGAAGTCGAAAGTGCAGCTCCAGGCTCATGTTCGGAAGCTTCGGACCATGGCTGAAGGTTAA
- a CDS encoding glycosyltransferase family 4 protein — protein sequence MSKAENQQSNEIAFFYHPSMYTASTFGPTGNQQFATSFAQAFVNVSAPNAITCFAQTEPMFQEFAELIKPYARQETKCSWIRLQEYAKLSSVGALFNPSPAIAKLAWQRRHLGNRAYSLIGVAHSLPHHLVQDALAELVIGPLEPWDALVCPWESTKKAAIRELAAYGSYLKERFDIPGDIKLGAQLPVIHPFVRIPEKNDELSGKELRATLKIDDSDILVLSAGRFSPLTKANPLPMLLALQRSATETGTQTHLALAGWFESEAVKNQYLQTAKEIAPLVAVHVLNGQEAKTMNAAWAAADIYTELNDNTQESFGLSILEAMAHALPVVLSDWGFHREIIEHGKNGLLVPTTGPLPGLTDDFALLSSLSLLDHQNHVGLASQFIATSVSDCAQAYSSLTIDKNKRLELGKNAKATISAKFGGNLIVAQHQYLLGELAKIRKSTDVEFAPLTQATTAYPMRLDTAVMFAEFATNTLTPSSLLSLDGTAEAAIASLAAIEALAFAATAKPVLLPLEELKKILRLIEEKKTCAISDVTIKFNSDQGRALLLSILWLSKMGLVSIKEPALVASK from the coding sequence ATGAGCAAAGCAGAGAACCAGCAAAGCAATGAAATAGCGTTTTTCTACCACCCCAGCATGTACACAGCCAGTACATTCGGCCCGACTGGAAATCAGCAGTTCGCTACCTCGTTTGCTCAAGCCTTTGTCAACGTCAGTGCTCCAAATGCAATCACCTGCTTTGCTCAAACAGAACCTATGTTCCAAGAATTTGCCGAGCTGATTAAGCCATACGCCAGGCAAGAAACCAAGTGCTCCTGGATACGCCTTCAAGAATATGCCAAGCTCAGCTCCGTTGGTGCCTTATTCAACCCATCACCAGCGATAGCTAAACTTGCCTGGCAAAGGCGACATTTAGGCAATAGAGCCTACAGCCTCATTGGAGTAGCTCATAGCCTGCCGCATCACTTGGTTCAAGATGCTCTTGCAGAGCTTGTAATAGGACCGCTTGAGCCGTGGGATGCCCTTGTCTGCCCATGGGAAAGCACAAAAAAAGCTGCTATCCGCGAGCTTGCCGCCTATGGCAGCTACCTTAAAGAACGCTTTGATATTCCCGGAGACATTAAACTCGGGGCACAGCTGCCGGTAATACACCCGTTCGTGCGCATACCAGAAAAGAATGACGAGCTGTCTGGAAAAGAGCTTAGAGCAACTCTAAAGATTGACGATTCAGACATCCTCGTCTTGAGCGCCGGTAGATTTAGCCCTCTAACCAAGGCCAATCCACTACCAATGCTTTTAGCATTGCAAAGGTCTGCTACTGAAACTGGCACACAAACACACTTAGCTCTGGCTGGCTGGTTTGAATCAGAAGCTGTAAAAAATCAGTATCTACAAACCGCTAAAGAAATTGCTCCTCTAGTGGCAGTACATGTTTTAAATGGTCAAGAAGCCAAGACTATGAATGCGGCATGGGCAGCAGCAGACATCTATACAGAGTTAAACGACAATACGCAAGAAAGTTTTGGGTTATCCATTCTTGAGGCCATGGCTCATGCACTACCAGTAGTGCTAAGCGATTGGGGTTTCCACCGCGAAATTATTGAACATGGTAAAAACGGACTTCTTGTACCTACCACAGGACCACTGCCTGGACTAACAGACGACTTTGCCTTGCTAAGCTCACTGTCACTACTAGACCATCAAAACCATGTTGGCCTAGCCAGTCAGTTTATTGCAACGAGTGTTTCTGATTGCGCTCAAGCTTATTCAAGCCTGACAATAGACAAGAACAAGCGGCTTGAGCTTGGGAAGAATGCCAAAGCTACAATATCAGCTAAGTTTGGCGGCAATCTGATTGTTGCCCAGCATCAATATTTGCTCGGTGAATTGGCGAAAATTCGCAAGAGCACCGACGTTGAGTTTGCACCTTTGACTCAGGCTACAACTGCCTATCCAATGAGATTAGACACAGCGGTGATGTTCGCCGAGTTTGCCACAAACACTCTGACTCCCTCTTCACTCTTAAGCCTCGACGGTACAGCTGAAGCTGCGATAGCATCCTTAGCGGCAATTGAGGCTCTCGCATTTGCAGCCACAGCAAAGCCTGTACTGCTGCCACTAGAAGAACTAAAAAAAATACTTAGATTGATTGAAGAGAAGAAGACCTGTGCAATATCGGACGTGACCATAAAGTTCAACTCAGATCAAGGAAGAGCGCTCCTACTCTCAATTCTTTGGCTCTCAAAGATGGGGTTGGTTTCTATTAAAGAGCCTGCACTAGTAGCATCAAAATAG